The Alphaproteobacteria bacterium genome includes a window with the following:
- a CDS encoding ABC transporter permease: MRNIRVIAKRELRSYFSTPLAYVFIVIFLALTGAFTFYIGQFFGRGQADLGSFFGYHPWLYLLLVPAVAMRLWAEERKTGTVEQLMTLPISTAQAVLGKFFAAWAFIGLALVLTFPMWITVNLLGDPDNGVVLASYLGSLVMAGAFLAIGSCISALTKNQVIAFIVSATVCFLFTMSGMALVLSFFQGWAPRALVDLVASLSFLTHFQAITKGVIDFRDLVFFLSMIVFWLGANVVIVDLKRAD, translated from the coding sequence ATGCGTAATATCCGGGTCATCGCCAAACGCGAGCTGCGAAGCTACTTCTCGACGCCACTGGCCTACGTCTTCATCGTCATCTTCCTGGCGCTGACCGGTGCCTTTACCTTCTATATCGGCCAGTTCTTCGGGCGCGGCCAGGCCGACCTCGGCAGCTTTTTCGGCTACCACCCCTGGCTCTACCTGCTGCTGGTACCGGCGGTGGCCATGCGCTTGTGGGCCGAGGAACGCAAGACCGGCACGGTGGAGCAGCTCATGACGCTGCCCATCTCGACGGCGCAAGCGGTGCTGGGCAAGTTCTTCGCTGCCTGGGCTTTCATCGGCCTGGCTCTGGTGCTGACCTTTCCCATGTGGATCACGGTCAACCTGCTGGGCGATCCCGACAACGGCGTGGTGCTGGCCAGCTATCTCGGCAGTCTGGTCATGGCCGGCGCCTTCCTGGCCATCGGCTCGTGCATCTCGGCCCTGACCAAGAACCAGGTCATCGCCTTCATCGTCTCGGCCACGGTGTGCTTCCTCTTCACCATGAGCGGCATGGCGCTGGTTCTCAGCTTCTTCCAGGGCTGGGCGCCGCGGGCGCTGGTGGATCTGGTCGCCTCGCTCAGTTTCCTGACCCACTTCCAGGCCATCACCAAGGGCGTGATCGATTTCCGCGACCTGGTCTTCTTCCTTTCGATGATCGTCTTTTGGCTCGGCGCCAACGTCGTCATCGTCGACCTCAAGCGGGCGGACTAG
- a CDS encoding ABC transporter ATP-binding protein, translating to MIALQGLTKTYGSLAAVDGIDLSVGRGEVLGFLGPNGAGKSTTMKMLAGYLPPTSGRALVCGHDVVAEPIAVKQRLGYLPEGAPTYGDMTVAGFLDFIAEVRGFDGAERRQRVEKALGTVSLESVVGQRIETLSKGFKRRVGLAQAILHDPEVLILDEPTDGLDPNQKHHVRSMIREMAAEKAIIISTHILEEVEAVCSRAVIIAAGRLLADGTAEELQARLPEHNAVALVVAHADEGKLRPALVGLDGVASLEVAHMASGAVRLRVLPAPGQDLAAAVAGVIRTQGIAVEELTVERGRLDDVFRQITGGDPEAGHA from the coding sequence ATGATCGCCTTGCAGGGGCTGACCAAGACCTACGGCTCCCTGGCCGCCGTCGACGGCATCGACCTCAGCGTCGGGCGCGGCGAGGTGCTGGGCTTCCTGGGGCCCAACGGCGCCGGCAAATCGACCACCATGAAGATGCTGGCGGGCTATCTGCCGCCGACCTCGGGCCGGGCACTGGTTTGCGGCCACGACGTGGTCGCCGAGCCCATCGCCGTCAAGCAGCGCCTGGGCTACTTGCCCGAGGGCGCGCCGACCTATGGCGACATGACGGTGGCCGGCTTCCTCGATTTCATCGCCGAGGTGCGTGGCTTCGACGGTGCCGAGCGGCGCCAGCGGGTGGAAAAGGCGCTGGGCACGGTGTCGCTGGAAAGCGTCGTCGGCCAGCGCATAGAAACACTCTCCAAGGGCTTCAAACGCCGCGTCGGCCTGGCCCAGGCGATCCTGCACGACCCCGAGGTGCTGATCCTGGACGAGCCCACCGACGGCCTCGATCCCAACCAGAAGCACCATGTGCGTTCGATGATCCGGGAAATGGCAGCCGAAAAGGCCATCATCATCTCGACCCATATTCTCGAGGAGGTCGAGGCGGTGTGCAGCCGGGCCGTGATCATCGCCGCCGGGCGCCTGCTGGCCGATGGCACGGCCGAGGAGCTGCAGGCCAGGCTGCCCGAGCACAACGCCGTGGCGCTGGTCGTGGCGCACGCCGACGAGGGCAAATTGCGCCCGGCGCTGGTCGGTCTGGATGGGGTTGCCAGCCTGGAGGTGGCCCACATGGCCTCCGGCGCGGTGCGCTTGCGGGTGCTGCCGGCACCGGGCCAGGACTTGGCGGCGGCCGTGGCCGGGGTAATCCGGACCCAAGGCATCGCCGTGGAGGAGCTGACGGTCGAGCGCGGGCGCCTCGACGACGTCTTTCGCCAGATCACCGGCGGCGATCCGGAGGCCGGCCATGCGTAA
- a CDS encoding L-2-amino-thiazoline-4-carboxylic acid hydrolase, with protein sequence MAESNFTQFDRFKAQMALLVPLLRRLRAELGEATADALVAEVLDAEARAHGERLAAAGRVDRQSMQRGVEAFAAGGALEYQTLGEDETEFGFDVRRCAYAEHLEKLGARELGPLLACRADEPMAEGMGVAFERRETLMSGGTCCDFRYRLG encoded by the coding sequence ATGGCCGAGAGCAATTTCACCCAGTTCGATCGTTTCAAAGCCCAGATGGCGCTGCTGGTGCCGCTGCTGCGCCGTCTCAGGGCGGAGCTCGGCGAGGCCACGGCCGATGCCTTGGTGGCCGAGGTGCTGGATGCCGAGGCGCGGGCCCATGGCGAACGCCTGGCGGCGGCCGGCCGGGTCGACCGCCAAAGCATGCAGCGCGGCGTCGAAGCCTTTGCTGCGGGCGGCGCCCTTGAATACCAAACGCTGGGCGAGGACGAGACGGAGTTCGGCTTCGACGTGCGGCGCTGTGCCTACGCCGAACATCTGGAAAAGCTGGGGGCCCGAGAGCTGGGGCCCCTGTTGGCCTGTCGCGCCGACGAGCCCATGGCGGAGGGCATGGGCGTCGCCTTCGAGCGGCGCGAGACGCTGATGAGCGGCGGGACGTGTTGCGATTTTCGCTATCGATTGGGGTAA
- a CDS encoding 4Fe-4S dicluster domain-containing protein: MVIDTRRCIGCHSCSVACKAEFDTPLGYTRSWVEYVEKGNFPNVSRAFLPRLCNHCSDPQCVSVCPTGATWKRDEDGIVVVDAEVCIGCKYCLQACPYDARFINPISGSADKCDFCLHRTTKGTAPACVTTCIGRARVFGDLNDPSSEVARLIAGNNVTVLRKDMGTKPNVYYINADHSDEADARHSGQYIRVTTHRREKQRR, translated from the coding sequence ATGGTCATCGATACCCGGCGCTGCATCGGTTGTCATTCGTGCTCGGTAGCCTGCAAGGCCGAGTTCGACACCCCCTTGGGGTACACCAGGTCGTGGGTCGAATACGTCGAGAAGGGCAATTTTCCCAATGTCAGCCGGGCCTTCCTGCCCCGGTTGTGCAACCACTGCTCGGATCCTCAATGCGTCAGCGTCTGCCCCACCGGGGCGACCTGGAAGCGCGACGAGGACGGTATCGTGGTGGTCGACGCCGAGGTTTGCATCGGCTGCAAGTACTGCCTGCAAGCCTGCCCCTACGACGCCCGCTTCATCAATCCCATCTCGGGCTCCGCGGACAAGTGCGATTTCTGCCTGCACCGCACCACCAAGGGCACGGCACCGGCCTGCGTCACCACCTGCATCGGCCGGGCCCGGGTGTTCGGCGACCTCAACGATCCCTCGAGCGAGGTGGCCCGCCTGATTGCCGGCAACAACGTCACGGTGCTGCGCAAGGACATGGGCACCAAGCCCAACGTCTACTACATCAACGCCGATCATTCCGACGAAGCGGACGCCCGCCATTCCGGACAATACATCCGGGTGACGACGCATCGCCGCGAGAAACAGAGGAGGTAA
- the nrfD gene encoding polysulfide reductase NrfD: MTEGLTWGFPVIAYLFLAGLGAGALTVSASMFLRGGDPQRGMHVDTARYGAFLAPVPIIIGCGFLILELGSFEAGHMFRFFNLYLVMNLSPMSVGTWLLTACIIISLAYAYTYLKEAPGLTQEQRYTWRRLLSWIAIPFGIATAVYTGILLGAMPARPFWNSPILAMLFLLSSLSTGVAAILLLRALFPSNRFDPETERQFNNSGYILTSTDTMLIGFELLVIFLFVMFAHLTVGNVKEAVSVILAGGQLANWFWFGVVIVGLLLPALIELYYVIPRLVFHGEFVAPRGMEIVVPIAILIGGFMLRYVVVVAGQITGPIGL; this comes from the coding sequence ATGACAGAGGGATTGACCTGGGGGTTTCCCGTCATCGCCTATCTGTTCTTGGCGGGTTTGGGTGCCGGGGCGCTGACGGTCAGCGCTTCGATGTTCCTGCGGGGCGGAGATCCGCAACGCGGTATGCACGTCGATACGGCACGCTACGGAGCCTTTCTGGCGCCCGTGCCGATCATCATCGGCTGCGGCTTCCTGATCTTGGAACTTGGGTCGTTCGAGGCGGGGCATATGTTCCGCTTCTTCAACCTCTACCTGGTGATGAACTTGTCGCCGATGTCGGTCGGCACCTGGTTGCTGACGGCCTGCATCATCATCAGTCTGGCCTATGCCTACACCTATCTGAAGGAGGCCCCGGGCCTGACGCAGGAGCAGCGCTACACCTGGCGCCGCCTGCTGTCCTGGATCGCCATTCCCTTCGGCATTGCCACGGCGGTCTATACCGGCATCCTGCTGGGCGCCATGCCGGCGCGGCCTTTTTGGAACTCGCCCATCCTGGCCATGCTGTTCCTGCTGTCGTCGCTGTCGACGGGGGTGGCGGCGATCCTGCTGCTGCGCGCGCTGTTCCCCTCGAACCGCTTCGATCCCGAGACCGAGCGCCAGTTCAACAACTCGGGCTACATCCTGACCTCCACGGACACCATGCTGATCGGCTTCGAGTTGCTGGTGATCTTCCTCTTTGTGATGTTCGCGCACCTCACGGTGGGTAACGTCAAGGAGGCGGTCAGCGTGATCCTGGCGGGCGGCCAGTTGGCCAACTGGTTCTGGTTCGGCGTGGTCATCGTCGGGCTCTTGCTGCCGGCCCTGATCGAGCTCTACTACGTGATTCCCAGATTGGTCTTCCACGGCGAGTTCGTGGCGCCGCGGGGAATGGAGATCGTGGTTCCGATCGCCATCCTCATCGGTGGCTTCATGCTGCGCTACGTGGTGGTCGTAGCCGGTCAGATTACCGGCCCGATCGGGCTCTAA